The following nucleotide sequence is from Saccharothrix texasensis.
CCGAGCAGGAGCTGGCCGACGCGTTCACCGCGGACGGCGCGCTGCCCGGCAAGGTCGACTTCCGGGAGTTCGTGGACACGCGTTTCCAGGAGGAGCTGTCATGAGCGTGGTGCCGCACTGGTTCCTGCCCACGTCCGGTGACGGCCGGACCGTCGTCGAGCGCTTCCACGCCAACCGGTCGTTGGGCGCGGCGGCCGCGCGCGAACCGGACATCGACTACCTGGCGCAGATCGCGCGGGCGGCCGAGCACAACGGGTTCGCGGGCGTGCTGACGCCGACCGGCACGTGGTGCGAGGACGCGTGGCTGACCACGGCGGCGCTGCTCGCGCGGACGTCGACGCTGAAGTTCCTGGTCGCGTTCCGGCCCGGGGTGATCTCGCCGACGTTGGCCGCGCAGATGGCCGCGACCTACCAGCGGATCTCGCGCGGCCGGCTGCTGCTCAACGTCGTGACCGGCGGCGACGAGGTGGAGCAGCGCCGGTTCGGCGACTGGCTCGACCACGACCAGCGCTACGCCCGGACCGACGAGTTCCTGCACGTGGTGCGGGCGGTGTGGTCGGGGCGGCCGGTGGACTTCGCCGGCGAGCACTACCGGGTGTCGGGCGCGACCGTGATGGCCGCGCCGGACCCCGTGCCGCCGATCTACTTCGGCGGGTCGTCGGACGCGGCGCTGCCGGTCGCCGCGCGGCGGGCCGACGTGTACCTGACGTGGGGCGAGCCGCCGGCGCAGGTGGCGGAGAAGATCGGCCGGGTGCGTGCGCTCGCGGGGGACCGGCCGATCCGGTTCGGCGTGCGGCTGCACACGATCAGCCGCGACACGTCCGCCGAGGCGTGGCGCGAGGCGGAGAAGCTGCTGGAGGCGCTGGACCCCGCGCAGGTGGCCACGGCGCAGGAGCAGCTGCGGACGTCGCAGTCGGTGGGGCAGCAGCGGATGGTGGCGCTGCACGGCGGCGACCTCGGCCGGGGGGTGCGCGGCCTGGAGGTCCACCCCGGGCTGTGGGCGGGCATCGGCCTGGTGCGCGGGGGCGCGGGCACGGCGCTGGTCGGCAGCCACGAGGAGGTGGCGGACCTGATCGAGGAGTACCACGACCTCGGCGTGGAGGAGTTCGTGCTCTCCGGCTACCCCCACCTGGAGGAGGCCTACTGGTTCGGCGAGGGCGTCCTCCCGATCCTGGCGGCACGCGGCCTGCTGGCCCGCCCGGCGACCCACGACCACCCGGAACCACCGGTCCCCGCCGGCGGGATCACCGCGGGGGTTCCCCTCGGCGGGGGCCTCCGCGAAGCCGCGCACGGCGGTTCCTGACCACGCCGTCCCCGGTCCGGAGGTGAGGCCGGACCGGGGACGTGGCGCGGGTCAGCCCTTGCGGGCCTCGACGGCGGTGTCGGGGTTGTCGGCGAAGACGCCGTCCAGGCCCGTCGCGTAGAACTTCGCGTACTCGCCGAACGCGTCGCCGTAAGCCGCCGGGTCGGTGGACCCGCGGAAGTCCGCCGGCAGGAACGTGTTCTCGTTGCGGAACGTCCAGGCGTGCACGATCAGGCCACGCGTGTGGGCGTCACGCACCAGGGTGGTCGGCTCGCGCAGGAACCCCGCCGCGTCGCGCGGGATGATCCAGTCCTTCGCCGCGCCGATCCCGGACGCGTACGTGCGGATCTCCCGCAGCCCCTCCGGCGTCACCAGGTCGCGGTAGGTGCGCTTGTCACCGGCCTTGACGAAGTCGTACGGCGCGCCCGACCCGTTCACCAGCTGCACCAGCGGCACCCGCAGCTCGCCCTTGAGCCGCTTGAGGTTGGCCACCTCGAACGACTGCACGTACACCTTCGCGCCGTGCCGGTTCAGGCCCGCCCTGGTCAGCACGTCGACCAGGCGCGGCTCCAGCGGCAGGCCGATGTCCTGGAAGTACGTCGGGTGCTTGGTCTCCGGGTAGATCCCGATGTCGCGACCCAGCTCGCGGGTCAGCCGGCGGGACAGGTCGATGACCTCCTCCAGCGTCGGCACCTCGAACCGGCCGTCGTAGAGGGTGTTGCGCGGCCGGACCTCGGGGATGCGCTCCTTCGCCCGCAACGTCTTCAGCTCCGCCAGCGTGAAGTCCTCGGTGAACCAGCCGGTGACCGGCGCGCCGTCGACGACCTTGGTGGTCCGGCGCCCGGCGAACTCCGGGCGCGCCGACACGTCCGTGGTGCCGCCGATCTCGTTCTCGTGCCGGGCGACCAGCCTGCCGTCCTTGGTCAACACCAGGTCCGGCTCGACGTAGTCGGCGCCCATCCGCGCGGCCAGCTCGTAGGAGGCCAGCGTGTGCTCGGGCCGGTAGCCCGACGCGCCGCGGTGGCCGATCACCAGCGGGCCCCTGCGGGACGACGCCACCTCCGCGTCACCGCTCGCCGCCGCCGAGGGCAGCACCACCACCCCCGCCACCGCGAGCGCCGCGAGCGCCGCCCCGACGATCCTCGTCCGCACCATCGCCGACCTCCCCAAAGGGTTCCTGCCCGGAGACTCCTGACGCGCGGCAGCCTCGTCGCGCACCGCGACGTCCCGAACACGCTAAGGCGAAGAACCGGCCACGTCACGGTGAACGCGTGGGGAGCGGTTCGGGGTCCGTCACTCCCTGGATATGGCCGCTTCCTCCAGGTCGAGCTCGCGGAGCACCCGGAACAGCACCTCGTCGTCGATCCGCCCGTCGTCGCGGGCCTGGACGAACACCTGCCGCTCGGCCTCCAGCATCGTGCGCCGCAGCCGCCGGTAGGACGCGGCCGGGCTCTCGTCCTCCTGCCGGCCCAACCGCTCCCACGCCGCGTTGCCCCGGTGCTCGGCCATGATCCGCAACCGGTCCACGACCTCGTCCGACGTCCCGTCGTCGCCGATCACCTCGTCCAGCTTGCGCACGGCGGCCTGCGCGGCGGCGTGCTGCACCTGCGCCTCGGCCAGCGCGTCGGTCCGCTCCTCGTCACCGTGGAACCCGAGCTTGCGGATCACGAACGGCAGCGACAGCCCTTGGAGGAGCAGCGTGCCCACGGTGACCACGAACGCGCAGAACACGATCACCTCGCGGCCGGGCAGGTCCAGCGGCAACGCGCTCGCCGCGGCCAGCGACACCACGCCGCGCATCCCGGCCCACGACAGCACGGTCACGCCACGCCACCCCGGCGCGGGCTCGCGCTCCCGGACCCGCCTCGACAGCAGCCGGGGCAGGTAGGCCGCCGGGTACATCCAGGCGAACCGCACCAGGATCGTCGCCGCCAGCACGGCCGCCGCCGCCCACACCAGCCCGGCGGTGATGTCCACGTCCCGCACCACGCTGTTGAGCTGCAAACCGATCAACGCGAACACGAACGACTCCAGCAGCACGTCCACCGACCGCCACACCGCCGTGTCCTGCAAGCGGGTGTAGTACGAGCTGCGGGGCGCGTTGTGCCCGATGTAGAGCCCGGCGATGACGACCGCGAGCACACCGGAGGCGTGCAGCTCCTCGGCGAAGATGTACGCGCCGAACGGCACCAGCATGCCGAGCGCGCTCTCCATCACGCCGTCGTCGAGCCGGTCGCGGATCCGGCGCACGCCCCAGCCGATCACCAGCCCGACGAGCACGCCGCCACCCGCGCTGATCACGAACGTGCGGGTGCCGTCCACCCACGTCGCGGCCGCGCCCGCCGCCGCCGCGACGGCCACCTTGTAGGCCGTCAACGCGGTCGCGTCGTTGATCAGGCTCTCGCCGGTGAGCAGCGTCATCGTCCGGCGCGGCAGGTTGAGCCGCCGGCCGACCGCGACCGCCGCGACCGCGTCCGGCGGCGCCACCACCGCGCCCAGCACCAGCGCCGCCGGCAGCGACAGGCCGGGCAGCACCAGGTGCGCGACCAGGCCCACGGCCGTCGTGGTGACCAGCACCAGACCCACCGCGAGCAGGCCGATCGGCCTCAGGTTCGCCCTGATGTTGTGGTAGGAGCTGTCCAGCGCCGCCGAGTACAGCAG
It contains:
- a CDS encoding LLM class flavin-dependent oxidoreductase translates to MSVVPHWFLPTSGDGRTVVERFHANRSLGAAAAREPDIDYLAQIARAAEHNGFAGVLTPTGTWCEDAWLTTAALLARTSTLKFLVAFRPGVISPTLAAQMAATYQRISRGRLLLNVVTGGDEVEQRRFGDWLDHDQRYARTDEFLHVVRAVWSGRPVDFAGEHYRVSGATVMAAPDPVPPIYFGGSSDAALPVAARRADVYLTWGEPPAQVAEKIGRVRALAGDRPIRFGVRLHTISRDTSAEAWREAEKLLEALDPAQVATAQEQLRTSQSVGQQRMVALHGGDLGRGVRGLEVHPGLWAGIGLVRGGAGTALVGSHEEVADLIEEYHDLGVEEFVLSGYPHLEEAYWFGEGVLPILAARGLLARPATHDHPEPPVPAGGITAGVPLGGGLREAAHGGS
- a CDS encoding glycerophosphodiester phosphodiesterase, whose amino-acid sequence is MVRTRIVGAALAALAVAGVVVLPSAAASGDAEVASSRRGPLVIGHRGASGYRPEHTLASYELAARMGADYVEPDLVLTKDGRLVARHENEIGGTTDVSARPEFAGRRTTKVVDGAPVTGWFTEDFTLAELKTLRAKERIPEVRPRNTLYDGRFEVPTLEEVIDLSRRLTRELGRDIGIYPETKHPTYFQDIGLPLEPRLVDVLTRAGLNRHGAKVYVQSFEVANLKRLKGELRVPLVQLVNGSGAPYDFVKAGDKRTYRDLVTPEGLREIRTYASGIGAAKDWIIPRDAAGFLREPTTLVRDAHTRGLIVHAWTFRNENTFLPADFRGSTDPAAYGDAFGEYAKFYATGLDGVFADNPDTAVEARKG
- a CDS encoding Na+/H+ antiporter, coding for MHGPELLLLLVGALLVTAAAKRLNFSAPLVLVGVGLAVSFIPGLPEFALEPELVLVLVLPPLLYSAALDSSYHNIRANLRPIGLLAVGLVLVTTTAVGLVAHLVLPGLSLPAALVLGAVVAPPDAVAAVAVGRRLNLPRRTMTLLTGESLINDATALTAYKVAVAAAAGAAATWVDGTRTFVISAGGGVLVGLVIGWGVRRIRDRLDDGVMESALGMLVPFGAYIFAEELHASGVLAVVIAGLYIGHNAPRSSYYTRLQDTAVWRSVDVLLESFVFALIGLQLNSVVRDVDITAGLVWAAAAVLAATILVRFAWMYPAAYLPRLLSRRVREREPAPGWRGVTVLSWAGMRGVVSLAAASALPLDLPGREVIVFCAFVVTVGTLLLQGLSLPFVIRKLGFHGDEERTDALAEAQVQHAAAQAAVRKLDEVIGDDGTSDEVVDRLRIMAEHRGNAAWERLGRQEDESPAASYRRLRRTMLEAERQVFVQARDDGRIDDEVLFRVLRELDLEEAAISRE